Proteins co-encoded in one Flavobacterium sp. M31R6 genomic window:
- the pyrE gene encoding orotate phosphoribosyltransferase: MIFNKDTAEKTAELLLQINAIKLNPGNPFTWASGWKSPIYCDNRLILSFPAIRNYVRDEFSKNIEKQFGKPDVIAGVATGAIGIGMLVAESMGLPFVYVRPEPKKHGRQNQVEGFLQKGQSVVIIEDLISTGNSSLLAVEGLRGAGAVIKGMAAIFTYGFDVADQNFKNAKIDLYTLSNYQNLLNLAVAKKYITEEEEQTLREWNGSPSTWSV, translated from the coding sequence GCCGAATTGCTTTTGCAAATAAATGCAATTAAATTGAATCCAGGAAATCCTTTTACATGGGCTTCTGGATGGAAATCGCCTATATATTGCGATAATCGTTTAATCCTCTCGTTTCCAGCTATAAGAAATTATGTTAGGGACGAATTTTCTAAAAACATCGAGAAACAATTTGGTAAACCAGACGTTATTGCCGGTGTAGCCACTGGAGCAATTGGAATAGGAATGCTCGTTGCAGAAAGTATGGGACTACCTTTTGTTTATGTTCGACCAGAACCAAAAAAACACGGTCGTCAAAACCAAGTAGAAGGTTTTTTGCAAAAAGGACAAAGCGTAGTAATTATAGAAGATTTAATTAGTACTGGAAACAGTAGTTTGCTTGCCGTTGAAGGCTTACGGGGAGCAGGAGCAGTTATAAAAGGAATGGCAGCTATATTTACTTATGGCTTTGACGTTGCAGACCAGAACTTCAAAAATGCTAAAATTGATTTGTACACTTTAAGCAACTATCAAAATTTATTGAATTTAGCGGTTGCCAAAAAGTATATTACAGAAGAAGAAGAGCAAACTTTGAGAGAATGGAATGGAAGTCCATCAACCTGGAGCGTTTAA
- a CDS encoding SRPBCC family protein, with product MNLESPKVTVEKSSQELFDLLSDVKNFEKLMPDNIAKFEVIGEDAFIFGLKGMPEIKLKMKEKVAPNKIVLGAASDKLPFTLVANIDTISEQSSAVKLDFEGEFNAMMAMMVKGPIGKFIETLANNMTKL from the coding sequence ATGAACTTAGAAAGTCCAAAAGTTACTGTTGAAAAATCAAGTCAAGAATTATTCGATTTATTGAGTGATGTAAAAAACTTCGAAAAATTAATGCCCGATAATATCGCAAAATTTGAAGTTATCGGAGAAGATGCTTTTATTTTTGGATTAAAAGGAATGCCCGAAATCAAATTAAAGATGAAAGAGAAAGTAGCGCCAAACAAAATTGTATTGGGTGCTGCAAGCGACAAACTTCCATTTACTTTAGTCGCTAATATTGATACCATTTCTGAGCAATCAAGCGCTGTAAAACTAGATTTTGAAGGCGAATTCAATGCGATGATGGCCATGATGGTGAAAGGTCCTATTGGAAAATTCATCGAGACCTTGGCAAATAATATGACAAAACTTTAA
- a CDS encoding biotin--[acetyl-CoA-carboxylase] ligase — MKLIKLDAIDSTNEFLKGLSNKQEVQNFTVVTAENQLKGKGQMGAKWDSESGKNLIMSVLVKDFLFDNEAVFNLNVVVSLAVIRTLKKYNIPELSVKWPNDIMSANKKIGGILIENSIKGTGAITSIVGLGLNVNQMQFENLPRASSLALICNSFFDKEEILLGIVAEMEQMIANYDAIASDLWEEYSNELFKMGVPTAFTDENENNFMGIIKGVSSIGKLQILLEDDSICEYNLKEVQMLY; from the coding sequence ATGAAGCTAATCAAACTCGATGCCATAGATTCTACAAATGAGTTTCTAAAAGGTTTGTCGAACAAACAGGAGGTCCAAAATTTTACTGTAGTTACTGCTGAAAATCAGTTGAAAGGGAAAGGGCAGATGGGAGCTAAGTGGGATTCTGAGTCTGGTAAAAACCTTATAATGAGTGTTTTGGTTAAGGATTTTTTGTTTGATAATGAAGCAGTTTTTAACCTGAACGTAGTGGTTTCGTTGGCTGTAATTAGAACCTTAAAAAAGTACAATATTCCTGAATTAAGTGTAAAATGGCCCAACGACATTATGTCAGCTAATAAGAAAATAGGTGGCATATTGATTGAGAATAGCATAAAAGGAACTGGAGCAATTACGTCAATTGTAGGGTTGGGACTGAATGTAAATCAAATGCAATTTGAAAATTTGCCCAGAGCATCATCATTGGCTTTAATATGCAATTCCTTTTTTGATAAAGAAGAAATTCTATTGGGTATAGTTGCAGAAATGGAGCAAATGATAGCTAATTACGATGCAATAGCTTCTGATCTATGGGAAGAATATAGCAATGAATTATTTAAAATGGGAGTTCCTACAGCGTTTACAGATGAAAATGAAAACAATTTTATGGGAATTATAAAAGGGGTTTCTTCAATAGGTAAACTTCAGATTCTTTTGGAAGACGATAGTATTTGCGAATACAACCTCAAAGAAGTGCAAATGCTGTATTAA